The Nitrosarchaeum sp. genome has a segment encoding these proteins:
- the twy1 gene encoding 4-demethylwyosine synthase TYW1, giving the protein MSCSGEIVDEEKLIQIKPGISQQLKKAKYGVADHSTVELCHWTKKSFKHEGSCYKHKFYGISTHQCMEFSPAGMHCENRCVYCWRPMEFYDSLKMEPEKVSEPKEILIKLMEERKKLIMGYYGDSRNDKQRLDESLLPSHYAISLSGEPTMYPKLPELIKYLKSLDATKSIFLVTNGQEPDMIQRLQDEDALPTQLYLSTNAADYDSFLKINRPKYDDSWQRWNRTLEMLKHLDTRTVLRITLIRDYNDQKEMIPAFASMLKQASPHFIEIKSYMHIGRSTNRLEHSNMLEMEEVRRFSEEVAKQSEIFSVMDESLVSRIVILQNNQRSINRWISAYSSTN; this is encoded by the coding sequence ATGAGTTGTTCTGGAGAAATAGTTGATGAAGAGAAACTAATTCAGATCAAACCTGGAATCTCACAACAATTAAAAAAAGCAAAATATGGTGTTGCAGATCATTCCACAGTAGAGCTTTGTCATTGGACAAAAAAATCATTCAAACATGAAGGAAGTTGCTACAAGCATAAGTTTTATGGAATTTCAACTCATCAATGTATGGAATTTTCTCCTGCTGGAATGCATTGTGAAAATCGTTGTGTATATTGTTGGAGGCCAATGGAATTTTACGATTCATTAAAAATGGAACCAGAAAAAGTTTCTGAGCCAAAAGAGATACTAATTAAGTTGATGGAGGAGCGAAAAAAATTGATAATGGGGTATTACGGAGATTCGAGAAATGATAAACAAAGATTAGATGAATCGTTATTACCAAGTCATTATGCTATTTCACTTTCCGGTGAACCAACAATGTATCCAAAGCTTCCAGAATTAATAAAATATCTAAAGTCATTAGATGCAACAAAATCAATTTTTCTTGTAACAAATGGACAAGAACCAGACATGATTCAAAGATTACAAGATGAAGATGCATTGCCAACACAATTGTATTTATCTACAAATGCAGCAGATTATGATTCATTTTTGAAAATTAACAGACCGAAATACGATGACTCTTGGCAAAGATGGAATAGAACATTAGAGATGTTAAAACACCTTGATACAAGGACTGTACTTCGAATTACGCTCATAAGAGATTACAATGACCAAAAAGAGATGATTCCGGCTTTTGCTTCAATGTTAAAACAAGCTAGTCCACATTTTATTGAAATAAAGTCTTACATGCATATTGGTCGTTCAACTAACAGATTAGAACATTCAAACATGTTAGAAATGGAAGAAGTGAGAAGATTTAGTGAGGAAGTAGCAAAACAGAGTGAAATATTTTCAGTAATGGATGAGAGTCTTGTTTCAAGAATTGTAATATTACAAAACAATCAAAGATCCATTAATCGTTGGATTTCAGCTTATTCAAGTACCAATTAG
- the rdgB gene encoding RdgB/HAM1 family non-canonical purine NTP pyrophosphatase, with the protein MRQSSDLFFVSSNHHKYQEAKKILESFDINLKFFKYDLEEIQSSSLKEIASKKAIQAFQKCKKPIIIEDDGLFIDSLDGFPGPYSSYVFKTIGNKGILQLLKKNRKAKFISIISYHDNKHCRSFEAKIDGIISKSQNGTGWGYDPIFIPKNFNQTFAQLTTKNDLSHRYKALKKFSNWYLNKLKSND; encoded by the coding sequence ATGCGACAGTCGTCTGATCTTTTCTTTGTATCATCAAACCATCACAAATATCAAGAAGCAAAAAAAATTTTAGAGTCATTTGATATTAATCTTAAATTTTTTAAATATGATCTTGAAGAAATTCAATCTTCTTCTCTCAAAGAAATTGCATCTAAAAAAGCAATACAAGCATTTCAAAAATGTAAAAAACCGATAATAATAGAAGATGATGGACTTTTCATAGATTCACTAGATGGATTTCCTGGACCTTATTCTTCATATGTTTTCAAAACAATTGGTAACAAAGGGATTTTACAACTCTTAAAAAAAAATAGAAAAGCCAAATTTATCTCAATTATTTCTTATCATGATAATAAACATTGTAGATCATTTGAAGCAAAAATTGATGGAATTATTTCTAAATCACAAAATGGAACAGGATGGGGTTATGATCCAATTTTTATTCCTAAAAATTTTAATCAAACATTTGCACAGTTAACAACTAAAAATGATTTATCCCATCGATACAAAGCACTAAAAAAATTTTCTAATTGGTACTTGAATAAGCTGAAATCCAACGATTAA
- a CDS encoding KEOPS complex kinase/ATPase Bud32, translating into MKLLKKGAEADIYLTKWSNLPSILKIRKTKPYRNPVLDAKIRKQRTIKESQTISEVKSFGIPTPLVYFVNLTNSSILMQEIPGMPVHDLPDLKIIKLSKEIGRLVGIMHKNGIMHGDLTTSNFILYKNKVYVIDFGLSQKTIKSEDHAVDLRLIKEILNSAHAKIMESAWKNFLSGYKSVVGTITYSKIMHSVSDIESRGRYATVV; encoded by the coding sequence ATGAAACTACTAAAAAAAGGTGCAGAAGCAGATATCTATCTTACAAAATGGAGTAATTTACCATCAATATTGAAAATAAGAAAGACAAAACCATATCGTAACCCTGTTCTTGATGCAAAAATTAGAAAACAAAGAACAATTAAAGAATCTCAAACAATCTCAGAAGTAAAATCATTTGGAATCCCAACTCCTCTTGTATACTTTGTAAATTTAACAAATTCATCTATTCTAATGCAAGAAATTCCTGGTATGCCAGTTCACGATTTACCTGATTTGAAGATAATCAAATTATCTAAAGAAATTGGTAGACTTGTTGGAATTATGCACAAAAATGGTATTATGCATGGGGATTTGACCACGTCAAATTTTATCTTATACAAAAATAAAGTATATGTGATTGATTTTGGTTTATCCCAGAAAACAATCAAATCTGAAGATCATGCCGTAGATTTGCGATTAATAAAAGAAATTCTAAACAGCGCACATGCAAAAATTATGGAATCTGCATGGAAAAATTTTCTTTCTGGCTACAAATCCGTAGTTGGTACCATTACCTATTCCAAAATTATGCACTCGGTATCTGATATTGAAAGTAGAGGAAGATATGCGACAGTCGTCTGA
- the kae1 gene encoding KEOPS complex N(6)-L-threonylcarbamoyladenine synthase Kae1 codes for MLGLGVESTAHTFSCAIIEKNGKKGKILSDVRKIYRPPEGEGIHPREASRHHVENSSIVLSECLKEAGVKIKDLDIISYAAGPGLGPCLRVGAVVARSLASYYKIPIYPVNHALGHIELGKLLTGAKNPLVLLVSGGHTMLLAFLNNQWRIFGETLDITLGQLLDQFGRSIGFASPCGKNIEDLASSTSNYVLLPYSVKGNDVSFSGLLSASKPIIKKSKSDACFSLQETAFAMISEVVERALSFTGKKELLIVGGVAANKRLSEMLQDVCKRHTCKFFIAPQKYAGDCGSQICWTGLLESQVKNGVSIEETFVQQSWRLDSVKIDY; via the coding sequence ATGCTTGGTCTTGGAGTTGAAAGCACAGCTCACACTTTCTCATGTGCTATAATAGAAAAAAACGGAAAAAAAGGAAAAATTTTATCTGATGTCAGAAAAATTTATCGTCCACCTGAGGGTGAAGGAATTCATCCTAGAGAAGCCTCAAGACATCACGTTGAAAATAGCTCCATTGTATTATCTGAATGCCTTAAAGAGGCTGGCGTTAAAATCAAAGATCTTGATATTATTTCATATGCTGCTGGTCCTGGTCTAGGTCCTTGTTTGAGGGTAGGTGCAGTAGTAGCAAGATCTCTTGCATCTTATTATAAAATTCCAATCTATCCAGTTAATCATGCATTAGGGCATATTGAATTAGGAAAATTACTTACTGGCGCAAAAAATCCGCTAGTTCTTTTAGTTTCTGGTGGACATACAATGCTTCTTGCATTTCTAAATAACCAATGGAGAATATTTGGAGAAACATTAGATATTACATTAGGTCAATTACTAGATCAATTTGGAAGATCAATTGGATTTGCATCTCCATGTGGAAAAAACATTGAAGATTTAGCTTCATCAACTTCTAATTATGTTCTACTTCCATATTCTGTAAAAGGAAATGATGTATCATTTTCTGGATTGTTATCTGCATCAAAACCAATTATAAAAAAAAGTAAATCTGATGCATGTTTTTCATTACAAGAGACTGCATTTGCAATGATAAGTGAAGTAGTAGAAAGAGCATTATCATTTACTGGAAAAAAAGAATTATTAATTGTCGGTGGTGTTGCTGCAAATAAAAGATTGTCTGAAATGCTACAAGATGTTTGTAAAAGACATACCTGCAAATTTTTTATTGCGCCCCAAAAATATGCAGGTGATTGTGGTAGTCAAATATGTTGGACAGGATTGCTAGAATCTCAAGTAAAAAATGGTGTTTCTATTGAAGAAACCTTTGTACAACAATCATGGCGATTAGATTCAGTTAAAATAGATTATTGA
- a CDS encoding redox-regulated ATPase YchF, producing MQIGLLGKANVGKSTFFSAATETPVSIGNFPFTTIQPNVGVAYVKSDCACKHFEIKHQNPLCVNGTRFIPVKLIDVAGLVPGAHEGKGLGNQFLDDARQAEVLIHVVDIAGTTDIQGQPIPIGTHNPLEDVSFVENEFDQWFTDILRREWDKLTREIEQKRAKLTDGIAKRFTGLGIKEYQIQDILHKLELSSKNPKEWNDSDIQTFVKELRKNTKPFIIAANKADLCKDLDIIKKIPDTIVVPCSAETELLLRKASKSGMIHYESGDEKFSIVENKEILPQQQKALDLVNTVFTKIHSTGIQKILNLAVFDLLKLIVVFPVEDETKLTNKNGDVLPDAKLLPHDSTAKDLAGLIHADIAKGFLHAIDCKTKQRIGGDHKLKNGDVIKIVSTLSRG from the coding sequence TTGCAAATTGGTTTATTAGGTAAAGCAAATGTTGGAAAATCTACATTTTTTTCAGCTGCTACTGAAACTCCTGTCTCTATCGGTAACTTTCCATTTACAACAATTCAACCAAATGTTGGTGTTGCTTATGTAAAATCTGATTGCGCCTGTAAGCATTTTGAAATTAAACATCAAAATCCATTATGTGTAAATGGAACTCGTTTTATTCCAGTAAAATTAATTGATGTAGCAGGATTAGTTCCTGGAGCACATGAGGGAAAAGGTTTAGGAAACCAATTTCTTGATGATGCAAGGCAAGCTGAAGTCTTGATACATGTTGTTGATATTGCTGGAACAACTGACATTCAAGGACAACCTATCCCTATTGGCACACATAATCCTCTTGAAGATGTTAGTTTTGTTGAAAATGAATTTGATCAATGGTTTACAGATATTCTTCGAAGGGAATGGGATAAACTTACCAGAGAAATAGAACAAAAAAGAGCAAAACTCACTGATGGAATTGCAAAACGATTTACTGGTTTGGGAATTAAAGAATATCAAATACAAGATATTTTACATAAACTAGAACTTAGCTCAAAAAATCCTAAAGAATGGAACGATTCTGACATTCAAACTTTTGTTAAGGAATTAAGAAAAAATACAAAACCATTCATCATTGCAGCAAATAAAGCAGACCTTTGCAAAGATCTTGATATAATTAAAAAAATTCCTGATACAATTGTAGTTCCATGTAGTGCTGAAACTGAATTATTATTACGAAAAGCTTCCAAATCAGGAATGATACATTATGAATCAGGTGATGAAAAGTTTTCTATAGTTGAAAATAAAGAAATATTGCCACAACAACAAAAAGCACTAGATCTAGTAAATACAGTTTTTACAAAAATTCATTCGACAGGAATTCAAAAAATTTTAAATCTTGCAGTATTTGATTTGTTGAAACTCATTGTTGTTTTTCCTGTAGAAGATGAAACAAAATTAACTAACAAGAATGGCGATGTTTTGCCTGATGCAAAATTATTACCGCATGATTCAACTGCAAAAGACTTGGCAGGTTTAATTCATGCTGATATTGCCAAGGGATTTTTACATGCCATTGATTGTAAAACAAAACAAAGAATCGGCGGTGATCATAAATTGAAAAATGGAGACGTGATCAAAATTGTTTCAACATTAAGTAGGGGATAA
- a CDS encoding AAA family ATPase → MSIVITGNPGVGKHTIANEIAKRLELHIIDINNIAKDSGLFERNEDTNDVDTEELKKIINKKISKSSLIVGHLAPYVLSSEQISKMIVLRRNPYDLISVYKKREYSDEKTRENTGSEILGVIVHDAINQFGVKVFQVDVTTKSVLEVTNKVMSIIDGEDSSEDVDWLDLVAKHDDLKKFFAY, encoded by the coding sequence ATGTCAATAGTAATTACTGGAAATCCTGGAGTCGGAAAGCACACTATAGCCAATGAAATTGCCAAACGATTAGAATTACATATAATAGACATAAACAACATCGCTAAAGATTCAGGATTATTTGAAAGAAATGAAGATACAAATGATGTAGATACTGAAGAATTAAAAAAAATAATTAACAAGAAAATTTCAAAGTCATCTTTAATTGTTGGACATTTAGCACCATATGTTTTATCATCCGAACAAATAAGTAAAATGATCGTATTGAGAAGAAATCCCTATGATTTGATTTCAGTGTATAAAAAAAGAGAGTACTCAGATGAAAAAACTAGAGAAAATACAGGTAGTGAGATTTTAGGAGTAATAGTACATGATGCAATAAATCAATTTGGAGTAAAGGTATTCCAAGTAGATGTTACAACAAAGAGTGTTTTAGAAGTTACAAACAAAGTAATGAGCATAATTGATGGTGAAGATTCAAGTGAGGATGTTGATTGGCTTGATTTAGTAGCAAAACATGACGATTTGAAAAAATTTTTTGCTTATTGA
- the tgtA gene encoding tRNA guanosine(15) transglycosylase TgtA, whose amino-acid sequence MFEILKSDLAGRIGVIHTNHGKIETPAYVPVIHPVKQTIPAKKIKEIGFDLVITNAYITKNNYGDEAVKKGIHNIINFDGAIMTDSGGYQVLEYGDVRVLPPEMAEFERKILTDFAIPLDKPTGYGLAWKKAESYVNHTLKVSKKTLEDSESNGQIWIGPIQGGEHFDLVAKSTKGLVDMGFQMLALGSPVEFMESYEYKLLAQMIVSAKKQMPHSIPLHLFGAGHPLTIPFAVALGCDTFDSASYMLYAKQERYITDDGTRNLSDISVFPCNCEVCSKYTPNELCQLEIHEKINEIALHNLYSIKNEVDKVKQAIHEGRLWEYVLKKARAHPKLFEMIDIFTENSNYFETSTPKFKEKAIFLYGKEDQYRPEVQSYHKTIRKFKSKKKTLIITKESNTKPAYLSHEYFSLKRKFKEMKNVQVCQYSPHLGLIPLEISDIFPASHHETSRLKFNPTEFPTFENTWEIFFKNNQFSEIYFDKTDEFLKYYVKMLPKDIKKKSIV is encoded by the coding sequence TTGTTTGAGATTTTAAAAAGTGACTTGGCTGGAAGAATTGGGGTAATACATACAAATCATGGAAAAATTGAAACTCCTGCGTATGTCCCAGTAATTCATCCTGTGAAACAAACAATTCCAGCTAAGAAGATCAAAGAGATTGGTTTTGATTTAGTAATTACAAATGCATACATCACCAAAAACAATTATGGTGACGAAGCCGTAAAAAAAGGAATTCATAATATAATAAATTTTGACGGCGCAATAATGACAGACTCTGGAGGTTATCAAGTATTAGAGTATGGTGATGTCAGAGTTTTACCACCAGAGATGGCAGAATTTGAAAGAAAGATACTTACAGATTTTGCAATTCCGTTGGATAAACCTACAGGTTACGGACTTGCATGGAAAAAAGCTGAATCATACGTCAACCATACTCTCAAAGTCTCAAAGAAGACACTTGAAGACAGTGAAAGTAACGGCCAGATCTGGATTGGACCAATTCAAGGCGGAGAACATTTTGATCTGGTAGCCAAATCAACTAAAGGTTTAGTCGATATGGGTTTTCAAATGCTAGCTTTAGGTAGTCCAGTAGAATTTATGGAATCATATGAATACAAATTATTAGCGCAAATGATTGTATCTGCAAAAAAACAGATGCCGCATTCCATTCCCTTACATCTTTTTGGTGCAGGACATCCATTAACTATACCATTTGCAGTTGCACTAGGTTGTGATACTTTTGATTCTGCATCTTACATGTTATACGCTAAACAAGAAAGGTACATCACAGATGATGGCACAAGAAATCTTTCAGATATTTCGGTATTTCCATGTAACTGTGAAGTCTGCTCAAAGTACACCCCTAATGAATTATGTCAACTAGAAATTCATGAAAAAATTAATGAAATTGCGCTACACAACCTTTATTCAATAAAAAATGAAGTAGATAAAGTAAAACAGGCAATCCATGAAGGAAGGTTGTGGGAATATGTCTTAAAAAAAGCAAGAGCACATCCAAAGTTATTTGAAATGATCGATATTTTCACTGAAAATTCAAATTATTTTGAAACATCAACTCCAAAATTCAAAGAAAAAGCTATTTTCCTTTATGGGAAAGAGGATCAATATCGTCCAGAAGTTCAGTCATATCATAAAACGATTAGAAAATTCAAGTCAAAGAAAAAAACTTTAATCATAACCAAAGAATCCAATACAAAACCAGCATACCTATCACATGAATATTTCTCACTAAAACGGAAATTCAAAGAGATGAAAAATGTTCAAGTTTGCCAATACAGTCCACATTTAGGATTAATCCCACTAGAAATTTCAGATATCTTTCCTGCATCGCATCATGAAACTTCAAGATTAAAATTCAACCCCACAGAGTTTCCAACTTTTGAAAACACTTGGGAAATATTTTTTAAAAATAATCAATTTTCAGAAATTTATTTTGATAAGACCGATGAATTTTTAAAATACTATGTCAAAATGCTTCCCAAAGATATCAAAAAGAAATCTATTGTTTAA
- a CDS encoding 4Fe-4S binding protein yields MPIAILPDIDEQRCIGCALCVEICTTLGPDVLRVKPVEGWKRGKAFVFYPERCISDGACIGVCPTKSIFWMRPMNYTAGQPVPLHKNGIFIKGWAEDAAL; encoded by the coding sequence ATGCCAATAGCAATACTTCCAGACATTGATGAACAAAGATGTATCGGATGTGCACTATGTGTAGAAATCTGTACAACTCTTGGTCCTGATGTCCTTAGAGTAAAACCTGTTGAAGGCTGGAAGAGAGGTAAAGCATTTGTATTTTATCCGGAAAGATGTATTTCTGATGGTGCATGCATCGGTGTATGCCCAACAAAATCAATCTTTTGGATGAGACCAATGAATTACACAGCTGGACAACCAGTACCTCTTCACAAAAACGGTATCTTCATCAAAGGTTGGGCAGAAGACGCTGCACTATAA
- a CDS encoding MBL fold metallo-hydrolase — protein MEIKVLGAANEVGRSGFLVNCNGTNLLLDYGVLFGKRGSPPEYPLHVKPKDLDAIIITHAHLDHSGNVPSLFVSGNTDVYATPPTFDLTRLLIEDMLKITKDAQPFGLPELNNMMRNAKEIGFRQKITKGNATFELRETGHVIGGGSVLVESQKKRLFYTGDIKTHGSRMLREADLDIGDIDLLIIESTYSQTEQKPRKESEKELIEFANEVMDRKGVLFIPSFSVERSQEMACILRSSNFKHKIIMDGMALKVNEIMFNHPEYLRDPKVFADAINESVAIRDHEKRKHALEEPCVVISPAGMLVGGNATYYLQELSFNSNNGIALVSYQGEGTPGKKLLDTGKVSTRGKDLRVAAEVKQFEFSGHADRNELFEIIEKIKGNPKVLTVHGDSESCKKFAQEIHEKFGFDTHAPDVNEIITI, from the coding sequence TTGGAGATTAAAGTTTTAGGGGCAGCCAATGAAGTAGGGCGTTCTGGTTTTTTGGTAAATTGTAATGGAACAAATCTATTGTTAGATTACGGAGTATTATTTGGAAAACGTGGATCGCCACCAGAATACCCACTTCATGTAAAACCAAAAGATCTTGATGCAATCATCATCACTCATGCTCATCTTGATCATTCAGGAAATGTTCCGTCATTATTTGTCAGTGGAAATACAGATGTTTATGCAACACCACCGACTTTTGATTTAACAAGATTACTCATAGAAGATATGCTGAAAATTACTAAAGATGCTCAACCATTTGGACTACCTGAATTAAACAATATGATGCGAAATGCAAAAGAGATAGGATTTAGACAAAAAATTACTAAAGGTAATGCAACTTTTGAATTAAGAGAGACAGGACATGTGATTGGGGGAGGTTCTGTATTAGTAGAATCTCAGAAGAAACGACTTTTCTATACTGGAGATATCAAAACACATGGTTCAAGAATGCTTCGTGAAGCAGATCTAGATATTGGAGATATTGATCTTTTAATCATTGAAAGCACATATTCACAAACAGAACAAAAACCTAGAAAAGAATCAGAGAAAGAATTAATTGAATTTGCAAATGAGGTCATGGATAGAAAAGGAGTATTATTTATCCCATCATTTTCAGTTGAACGCTCTCAAGAAATGGCATGTATTTTAAGAAGTTCAAACTTTAAACACAAAATCATAATGGATGGAATGGCACTAAAAGTAAATGAAATAATGTTTAATCATCCAGAATATCTAAGAGATCCAAAAGTGTTTGCAGATGCAATCAATGAATCAGTTGCAATAAGAGATCATGAAAAAAGAAAGCATGCATTAGAGGAACCATGTGTTGTTATTTCACCTGCAGGAATGCTAGTAGGAGGCAATGCAACATATTATTTGCAAGAGCTTTCATTTAACAGCAATAATGGAATTGCTCTTGTATCATACCAGGGTGAAGGAACTCCTGGAAAAAAACTTCTAGATACAGGAAAAGTATCCACCAGAGGAAAAGATCTAAGAGTTGCTGCAGAGGTAAAACAATTTGAATTTTCAGGTCATGCAGATCGAAATGAACTTTTTGAAATAATTGAAAAAATCAAAGGTAATCCTAAAGTCTTAACAGTTCATGGAGATTCTGAATCATGTAAAAAATTTGCTCAGGAAATTCATGAAAAATTTGGTTTTGATACACATGCGCCAGATGTAAATGAGATAATAACTATCTGA
- a CDS encoding DNA glycosylase, translating to MIDYSTINIENTINSGQVFLWRKQDDFWYGVNGQDILKINNLGEVVSHSGKKYDFFRSDDDIEKIIKLISKDKTTKIAVKKYLGLRLIRQDPFQCFISFIVSSNSNIQKIKSSLEKISIKFGAKIKFDNQEFYGFPEPIKIANASIQEIQSCGVGYRAKFIIDAAKMVESKKIDFERLKKLNYYDAKEIILSVPGIGNKVADCILLFSLDKTEAFPLDTWMIRILKKYYLEKFEIKTKSITEKQYNVLHEKIVNYFGPYAGYAQQFLFKMERENYQKKWL from the coding sequence ATGATAGATTATAGTACAATCAACATAGAAAATACAATAAATAGTGGACAAGTTTTTCTTTGGAGAAAACAAGATGATTTTTGGTATGGTGTTAACGGTCAAGATATTTTAAAAATAAATAATTTAGGAGAGGTTGTATCCCATAGTGGAAAAAAATATGATTTTTTTAGAAGTGATGATGATATTGAAAAAATAATTAAATTAATTTCAAAAGACAAAACAACTAAAATTGCTGTAAAAAAATATCTTGGGCTTAGACTAATCAGACAAGATCCATTTCAGTGTTTTATATCATTTATTGTTTCTTCAAATTCCAATATTCAAAAGATTAAATCAAGTTTAGAAAAAATCTCGATAAAATTTGGTGCAAAGATTAAATTTGATAATCAAGAATTTTACGGTTTTCCAGAACCAATCAAAATAGCAAATGCATCAATTCAAGAAATTCAAAGTTGTGGTGTTGGATATAGAGCAAAATTCATTATTGATGCAGCAAAAATGGTAGAATCAAAAAAGATAGATTTTGAGCGTCTTAAAAAATTAAATTATTATGATGCAAAAGAGATAATTCTAAGCGTACCAGGAATAGGAAACAAAGTTGCAGATTGTATTTTATTATTTTCCCTTGATAAGACAGAAGCATTCCCATTAGACACTTGGATGATTAGAATTTTAAAAAAATATTATTTAGAAAAATTTGAAATTAAGACAAAATCAATTACAGAAAAACAATATAATGTATTACATGAAAAAATTGTAAATTATTTCGGCCCATATGCAGGATATGCACAGCAATTTTTGTTTAAAATGGAAAGAGAAAATTACCAGAAAAAATGGTTGTAA
- a CDS encoding plastocyanin/azurin family copper-binding protein, with product MSATSSHAYGIGVMAIIIGVSVGVVFYTSFYLPESLLKPSVDEHILHPVSETIIEIIEGSASSAQQDNYVPKLVNIQLGIDNHVVWKNIDTTAHTVTPDHRTEDSYSGVFGSQGVIKPGYDYEFLFTEPAIIEYHCEPHPWMKGKLEITKQRF from the coding sequence TTGAGTGCAACATCAAGTCATGCATATGGCATTGGAGTTATGGCAATAATTATTGGTGTATCTGTAGGGGTTGTGTTTTACACATCATTTTATCTTCCAGAATCTTTATTGAAACCGTCTGTAGATGAGCATATTTTACATCCAGTTTCTGAAACAATCATTGAAATAATTGAAGGCTCTGCTAGCTCTGCTCAACAGGATAATTATGTACCAAAATTAGTAAACATACAGCTAGGAATAGATAATCATGTTGTTTGGAAAAATATTGATACAACTGCACATACAGTAACTCCAGATCATAGAACTGAAGACTCTTACAGTGGTGTTTTTGGTTCACAAGGTGTTATAAAACCTGGATATGATTACGAGTTTCTTTTCACAGAGCCTGCAATAATAGAATATCACTGTGAACCACATCCCTGGATGAAAGGTAAACTGGAAATTACAAAACAAAGATTCTAG